A single window of Botrytis cinerea B05.10 chromosome 3, complete sequence DNA harbors:
- the Bcpuf3 gene encoding Bcpuf3: protein MSSAAANRPAGAMNAQRPTRFGDFPTAPGRHNSDDRTSQSSTLGQTFGNGGTWQPSSGIWGSNTIGSGFANTKRDASRSRAADNENFSDAPSGSGALAASSEADPWVARANGPWNPPDTTSPTLQSSHSGSTSPSHVRNNIPSQMPQSLHDLQAYQQSRPAIGQGASFSRPQPKSSLDPSSGSFKFSRKPSFGFNDDKENSSQFSSNQDSPYDIDVSSRAFRMDQLTSQNGGFLGIGSTSRDGSMPPSRTSEAGLNNLSFGNGNSGFGSIGGHTPSNSIHSHRPSFSAISGSFAQTNSSRYGDLITQTESELREKFAGLGLVNDIDQASASQVSNGLSSSYSPTNQNFNPQAFQVNGNSAMWNDGSSGPKANNYDHFTNQAPFTDQGYLTKGPRFDRVSVSPASSDYRRGLGSPKYYSGTPPTGPEQIYRPSSRAGPRIPQGPSELDRRLQHVQYSQHQAYLYGNGHFQSQYPPHLYDYPPPNFRQTNVAPYGYPMPLPPYPAQNIPTRPAKDQDVGLGVRSVLLEEFRSNAKSNKRYELKDIYQHVVEFSGDQHGSRFIQQKLETANSDEKEQLFREIQPNALQLMTDVFGNYVIQKLFEHGNQVQKRVLAEQMKNHVMELSMQMYGCRVVQKALEHVLADQQAELVKELEADVLKCVKDQNGNHVVQKAIERVPTEHIQFIIEAFRGQVHVLATHPYGCRVIQRILEYCQPRDQERVLEELHQCASNLITDQYGNYVTQHVIQHGKPEDRAKIVKIVTAQLLTLSKHKFASNVVEKSIQFGTDEQRHTIVSLLTALHSDGTSPLQLMMKDQYGNYVIQKLLGQLKGAERNAFVEDLKPQLLALKKYNYGKQIAAIEKLIYDQDDSQQSYITSSTGPTSGAITQPMDSNSSAPTPLLTNGQNSPQSSSIPSANVSTIDDPADSTSSDKTTVAINEKSCPEVVISGA from the exons ATGTCCTCGGCTGCCGCCAACAGACCTGCAGGTGCCATGAATGCG CAACGGCCTACtcgatttggagatttccCCACTGCCCCAGGCAGGCACAATAGCGATGACAGAACGTCGCAAAGCTCAACGCTTGGCCAAACTTTTGGAAACGGTGGTACATGGCAGCCTTCGAGTGGAATCTGGGGTAGTAACACAATCGGGAGTGGTTTTGCCAATACGAAGCGAGATGCTTCACGCTCTCGAG CAGCAGATAATGAAAACTTCTCTGATGCCCCCAGTGGTTCTGGAGCCTTAGCCGCATCTTCAGAGGCCGACCCTTGGGTTGCTCGTGCAAATGGGCCTTGGAATCCTCCGGATACAACATCTCCAACATTACAGTCCTCACATAGTGGAAGTACTTCTCCTTCTCACGTTCGCAACAACATCCCTTCACAAATGCCACAAAGTCTGCACGATTTGCAAGCATACCAACAATCGAGACCTGCGATTGGACAAGGAGCTAGTTTCAGTCGACCACAGCCGAAGAGTAGTTTGGATCCCTCTTCTGGAAGTTTCAAATTTTCGCGCAAGCCTTCCTTTGGATTCAACGACGACAAGGAGAATTCCTCACAATTCTCGTCTAATCAAGATAGTCCATATGATATCGATGTTTCATCCAGGGCCTTTAGAATGGATCAACTAACCTCTCAAAATGGAGGCTTCCTTGGTATAGGCTCGACTTCCAGGGATGGAAGTATGCCACCCTCCAGAACCTCGGAGGCTGGCCTCAACAATCTATCGTTTGGCAACGGAAATTCAGGCTTTGGGTCCATTGGTGGCCATACTCCTAGTAATTCAATCCACTCCCATCGTCCTTCTTTCTCGGCGATTTCGGGCTCGTTTGCACAAACCAATTCGTCGAGATATGGCGATCTTATCACGCAGACAGAAAGTGAACTACGAGAGAAATTTGCAGGGCTTGGCTTGGTCAACGATATCGATCAAGCCAGCGCATCTCAGGTCAGCAACGGTCTGAGTTCCTCATATTCCCCAACGAACCAGAACTTTAATCCTCAAGCTTTCCAGGTTAATGGTAATTCAGCCATGTGGAATGATGGGTCGAGCGGTCCCAAGGCCAACAATTATGAccattttacaaatcaaGCACCTTTTACAGACCAAGGCTATCTCACAAAAGGGCCTAGATTTGATCGGGTTTCTGTCTCTCCTGCGTCAAGCGACTACCGTCGTGGCCTTGGTAGTCCTAAATACTATTCTGGTACTCCTCCAACAGGACCTGAACAAATTTACCGACCAAGTTCAAGAGCAGGCCCGAGAATACCTCAAGGCCCAAGTGAACTGGACCGCAGACTTCAACACGTCCAGTACTCTCAACACCAGGCATATCTCTACGGCAATGGCCATTTTCAAAGCCAGTATCCACCACATTTGTACGATTATCCACCACCAAATTTTAGACAAACGAACGTAGCACCATATGGTTATCCTATGCCACTACCACCTTACCCGGCACAAAATATACCCACTCGCCCAGCCAAGGATCAAGATGTTGGGCTTGGAGTTAGAAGCGTACTTTTGGAAGAATTCCGCTCAAACGCCAAATCCAATAAGAGATACGAGCTGAAG GACATCTATCAACATGTTGTAGAGTTCAGTGGGGATCAGCATGGGTCACGATTCATTCAGCAAAAGTTGGAGACAGCTAACAGTGATGAGAAAGAGCAACTTTTCCGAGAGATTCAACCCAATGCGTTACAGTTAATGACGGATGTTTTTGGAAATTATGTCATCCAGAAGTTGTTTGAGCACGGCAATCAAGTACAAAAACGGGTGTTGGCTGAACAAATGAAGAACCATGTAATGGAACTCTCAATGCAGATGTATGGCTGCAGAGTTGTGCAAAAG GCCCTCGAGCATGTACTTGCCGATCAACAAGCTGAACTAGTCAAGGAGCTTGAGGCAGATGTTCTCAAGTGTGTCAAAGATCAGAACGGCAACCACGTTGTCCAAAAGGCTATTGAGCGTGTTCCAACGGAGCATATTCAGTTTATTATTGAAGCATTCCGGGGCCAAGTCCACGTACTCGCAACTCATCCTTATGGATGCCGAGTGATTCAGCGCATTTTAGAATACTGTCAACCTCGCGACCAAGAACGAGTGCTCGAGGAATTACATCAATGTGCATCGAACTTGATTACCGATCAATACGGCAATTATGTTACTCAACATGTTATACAACATGGAAAGCCTGAAGATCGTGCTAAGATTGTCAAGATTGTCACGGCACAGCTTTTGACGCTATCCAAGCACAAATTCGCCTCGAACGTTGTGGAGAAGAGTATACAATTTGGCACGGATGAGCAGAGACACACTATTGTCTCTCTATTAACAGCTCTTCATAGTGATGGTACAAGCCCTTTgcaattgatgatgaaagatCAATACGGCAACTATGTCATTC AAAAACTTCTTGGGCAATTAAAGGGTGCCGAAAGAAACGCATTTGTCGAAGACTTGAAGCCACAACTCTTGGCTCTCAAGAAATACAATTATGGTAAACAAATTGCTGCCATTGAAAAGTTGATCTATGACCAAGATGACTCGCAGCAATCATATATTACATCCTCAACTGGGCCAACATCTGGTGCTATCACACAACCAATGGATTCGAACTCGAGTGCCCCAACTCCTCTACTTACAAATGGGCAAAATAGTCCACAAAGCAGTAGTATCCCTAGCGCCAACGTCAGTACTATTGATGATCCAGCCGATAGTACATCTTCAGACAAGACAACCGTTGCTATCAACGAAAAGTCTTGCCCAGAAGTCGTTATCAGTGGTGCTTAA